Proteins from a genomic interval of Salmo salar chromosome ssa14, Ssal_v3.1, whole genome shotgun sequence:
- the LOC106570046 gene encoding syndecan-2-A: MRNIWIILTLGMTAFLSGERIADAAKSSSEVDELFIDDTGSGGYYPEDDDDFNSGSGSGIGEEVIEEAVTVSTLYIAPKAEPTQDSTKDFTPRVETDTPREDLPRQAPRKPVRTEPPVPVTEDERKNQITSTTGVPSSPLEPIEVRSENLFQRTEVLAAVIAGGVIGFLFAIFLILLLVYRMRKKDEGSYDLGERKPSGAAYQKAPTKEFYA; this comes from the exons ATAGCGGATGCGGCCAAGTCGTCCTCCGAAGTGGATGAACTTTTCATTGACGACACAGGGTCCGGGGGTTACTACCCTGAGGACGACGACGACTTTAACTCGGGGTCAGGATCAG GCATTGGTGAGGAGGTGATCGAGGAGGCGGTGACCGTGAGCACGCTGTACATTGCGCCCAAAGCAGAACCCACCCAGGACTCCACCAAAGACTTCACTCCCAGAGTGGAGACAGACACGCCCAGAGAAGACCTGCCAAGGCAAGCGCCCAGGAAGCCAGTCCGAACAGAG CCCCCTGTACCCGTCACAGAGGACGAGCGTAAGAACCAGATCACCAGCACCACCGGCGTCCCCAGCTCCCCCCTGGAGCCCATCGAGGTGCGCTCGGAAAACCTCTTCCAGAGAACAGAGGTGCTGGCAG CTGTCATTGCGGGCGGAGTTATTGGCTTCCTCTTTGccatcttcctcatcctcctcttggtTTACCGCATGAGGAAGAAGGACGAGGGCAGCTACGACCTGGGAGAGAGGAAACCCTCTGGGGCAGCATATCAGAAGGCCCCAACCAAGGAGTTTTATGCCTAA